The nucleotide sequence CCGCCTGCGCGCCATCCTCGGCAACCGCCCCGACATCCGCATCGTCGGCGACCGCTTCGTGTTCCAGTCCGAAGTGTTCTTCGACACCGGACAGGCGGTGCTGCTGCCCGAGGGCCGCGCCGAGCTCGACACATTGGCGACTGCGCTGATCGAGCTCGACAAGAAGATCCCGAGCGATATCCCCTGGGTGCTGCGCGTCGACGGCCATACCGACGTGCGCCCGGTCAGCGGTGCGAACTTCAAGTCGAACTGGGACCTGTCCGCGGCCCGCTCCATCTCGGTGGTGCAGTACCTGATCTCGCTCGGCGTCCCCGCCCAGCGCCTCGTCGCGGCCGGCTTCGGCGAATTCCAGCCGCTCGATCCCGCCAACACGGAAGAGGCCTACAAGCGCAACCGCCGCATCGAGCTGAAGCTGACGGAGCGGTAGTGAGCGGCGCCGTCCACCTCCGCCCCTACCGACCCGAGGACGAAGCGGCCTCGATCGACCTCTGGCATCGCACCTGGCAGCAGGCCTATCCGCAGATCGACTTCGCTGCTCGCCTCGAATGGTGGCGGGAGCGCTGGAGGAAGGACCTGGTGCCGAAGGCCTCGATCGTCGTCGCCGAGCAGGACGGCGCGCTGACCGGCTTCGTCACCATCGACGGCGAAGGCTATCTCGATCAGCTCGTGGTCGATCCGGATCGCTGGGGCTCGAGCGCGGCGCGGCTCCTGGTCGAGGAAGCCAAGCGCCTCTCTCCGAACGGCATCACGCTGCTCGTCAACAAGGACAACGCCCGCGCCATCCGCTTCTACGAGCGCAACGGCTTTGCCCATGCCGGCGACGATGTGAATCCGACCTCGGGCCGGCCGGTGCTGAAGATGGTTTGGCGAGCGTGACGGCTGTCACGCAGGGATCCGCTCGCGTCCGTTATTCGTTGTAGCCAGAGTAGCGATGGCAAACGGATGGAGACGATCGATGCGGCTGAGCGATCTGGGCAAGGGGGCGTCGGTCTTTCTGGGCGTGATCGTCGCCGGATACGTGTCGACGGCCTATGTCGACCAGCGCTTCGCCGCGCCGGCGAACACCGCGAGTGCGCCTGCTTCGACGAGCAGTCCCGATCCGACGATCGGCCCTGCTGCATCGGCCTGCGTCGGCGAGGACGGAAGCTGGAAAAACTGGCCGTGGCCGAATGTGCCGGCGCTGTCGCCGAAGTGCAAATAAATCGGCCCCCCAAAACAGCGAAGACAACCCCTTGCACAGTAGCCGGCCATCTTGGGAGCCGGCGCGTCGTGCTCGACGCTATTTGGACGGCGGGGTCGATCCAACCGCCTGTGGGGGAAGACCAAAGCCGGTCCGAGCGTCCTCGGTATGCCAGGGCCGCCAAGCCGGTTCAGCGGCAACTCGTCTCGCGTCTTCGACACGCTCGGCCGCGACCTTCTCCCGATGTGTCAAGCCCGTCGAAGGGTCGCGTTCCTCAGGTTGGGCGGCGAAGCTCGCGTTGGCCAAGGCAAGCGCGATAACGGCCAGTGCAATTTTGATCATTACGTACGTTACACCACTTGCCTCTCAAGTTGCGAACTTTGTTTGACCTCAATCGCCGGAGGCCGCTCTCTCAGATTGGCCGAACTATTTTCCGTCGATCATCAGCAGGCCGCAGCCTATCGATTGCTCACGACTGTCTCGGAGTACGGGATCGCCGGCCTGCGCGGGCGACGACACTGCGGGTGAGGCGTCGCCTCAGTTTCACGCAGCGCCTCACGCCCCCTCGAACTGCAGCCTCGCCAGCCTCGCATAGAGCCCGTTCGCAGCCACCAGCTCCGCATGCGTGCCTTGCTCGACGATCTGGCCCTGGTCCATCACCAGGATGCGGTCGCAGGAGAGGACGGTCGCGAGGCGGTGGGCGATGACGAGCGTGGTGCGGTGCCGCATCAGCTCTTCGAGCGCGGTCTGCACCAGCGTCTCGCTCTCGGCATCGAGCGCGGAGGTGGCTTCATCGAGCAGCAGCAGCGGCGCATCGCGCAGGATGGCGCGGGCGATCGCGATACGCTGGCGCTGGCCGCCGGACAGCGTCACGCCACGCTCGCCGAGCGGAGTGTCAAAGCCTTCGGGCAGGCGGCGGATGAACTCGGCGGCATGCGCGAGCTCGGCGGCGCGCTCGACCTCGGCATCGGTCGCATCGGGCCGGCCGAAGCGGATGTTCTCGCGGGCGCTCGCGGCGAACACGTTGGATTCCTGCGGCACCAGAGCGATGCGGGAGCGGAAG is from Bradyrhizobium xenonodulans and encodes:
- a CDS encoding GNAT family N-acetyltransferase — encoded protein: MSGAVHLRPYRPEDEAASIDLWHRTWQQAYPQIDFAARLEWWRERWRKDLVPKASIVVAEQDGALTGFVTIDGEGYLDQLVVDPDRWGSSAARLLVEEAKRLSPNGITLLVNKDNARAIRFYERNGFAHAGDDVNPTSGRPVLKMVWRA